A stretch of the Bacillota bacterium genome encodes the following:
- a CDS encoding PBP1A family penicillin-binding protein, which yields MTEKPKKPRRKRSVARSLVGLFLVLLTIAVLLGIGLGAGFVASAVKNLPPLSSFEPKPNVTSVIYDAEGAVVAKLHALENRTPISLDRIPQTLQDAFIVMEDRKFYQHKGVNPLAILRALYANVTGGSVQGGSTITQQLVKSALLKNPEQTYTRKVQEAILSVQLERQFTKPEILEMYLNQISLGHGAYGVEAAAQTYFGKPASHLTLGECAILVGITPAPYKYSPYVDLDLALSRRSLVLTKMVEQGYISEEQAEAAQAEPVRLAGLKEEQEWAVAPHFLDYVLRQILDRYGPDLVYSGGLKVYTTLDVKAQEAAKKAMAEVLDETFPIDAEEPMRAGVAIVEPSTGHIKALVARNYEGKLGHIDAVDAFRQPGSAFKPVVAYAPALEGMFTSGTVLDDAPMFDSRGAVWPENYDRRFRGLMTVRRALELSINVLAVKTLDTVGIETGLDYALRMGITSLATEWGSERSDYTRSLALGGLTKGVSPLEMAAAFGTFANNGIHVKPVAILKVVDQNGAVVYEAEPEQTVAMKETTAYIMTDILKGVITRGTGTRANIGRPAAGKTGTSSDHADAWFIGYTPDLSGAVWMGFEQREPMDRVVGGQYPAAIWASFMKVLHEELPVRDFEVPPGASLTRAAICTKSGLRVGDWCPAETVSNEPFVKGTEPLLTCDVHVPVQVCAENPTELATPWCPDAVSMSFIRRREPFTPAPDGRVPLDAAQEAPTEPCSIHSVQTPFDPPPGYENERTRNPGQG from the coding sequence GTGACCGAGAAGCCCAAGAAGCCCAGGAGGAAACGCAGTGTTGCCCGGAGCCTGGTAGGATTGTTCCTCGTCCTATTGACCATAGCTGTCCTCCTTGGCATAGGATTAGGCGCAGGCTTTGTAGCATCCGCCGTGAAGAACCTCCCACCCCTCTCCAGCTTCGAGCCGAAACCCAACGTGACCTCGGTCATCTACGACGCTGAGGGAGCCGTTGTTGCTAAGCTCCATGCCCTGGAGAACCGCACCCCCATAAGCCTTGACCGGATACCCCAGACCCTCCAGGATGCCTTCATAGTCATGGAGGATCGTAAGTTCTACCAGCACAAGGGGGTTAACCCCCTGGCTATCCTCAGGGCGCTCTACGCGAATGTCACCGGCGGCTCCGTCCAGGGTGGCAGCACCATTACCCAGCAGCTGGTCAAGAGCGCCCTTCTTAAGAACCCCGAGCAGACCTACACCCGCAAGGTCCAGGAGGCCATACTCTCCGTCCAGCTGGAGAGGCAATTCACAAAGCCTGAGATACTGGAGATGTACCTGAACCAGATATCCCTGGGCCACGGGGCCTACGGCGTAGAGGCGGCTGCACAGACCTACTTCGGCAAGCCCGCCAGTCACCTGACCCTGGGCGAGTGCGCCATCCTGGTGGGTATAACACCCGCCCCCTACAAGTACTCCCCTTATGTGGACCTGGACCTAGCCCTCAGCCGCAGGTCACTGGTTCTCACCAAGATGGTGGAACAGGGATACATCAGTGAAGAGCAGGCCGAGGCAGCCCAGGCGGAACCCGTGAGGCTGGCAGGGCTAAAGGAGGAACAGGAGTGGGCTGTGGCCCCGCACTTCCTGGACTACGTTCTCAGGCAGATCCTGGACCGCTACGGGCCCGACCTAGTTTACAGCGGGGGCCTGAAGGTCTATACAACCCTGGACGTGAAGGCCCAGGAGGCCGCCAAGAAGGCCATGGCGGAGGTGCTGGACGAGACATTCCCCATAGACGCCGAGGAACCCATGAGGGCTGGCGTGGCCATCGTGGAACCCTCCACAGGTCACATCAAGGCCCTGGTGGCCAGGAACTACGAGGGCAAGCTGGGCCACATCGACGCGGTGGATGCCTTTAGGCAACCCGGCTCCGCCTTCAAACCGGTAGTGGCCTATGCCCCGGCCCTGGAGGGCATGTTCACCTCTGGCACCGTCTTGGACGACGCCCCCATGTTCGATTCCCGCGGCGCAGTATGGCCGGAAAACTATGACCGGCGTTTCCGGGGCCTCATGACGGTCCGGAGGGCCCTGGAACTCAGCATCAATGTCCTGGCCGTCAAGACCCTGGACACCGTGGGCATAGAGACTGGCCTGGACTACGCCCTGCGGATGGGCATCACCAGCCTGGCCACGGAGTGGGGTTCAGAACGCAGTGACTACACTCGCTCGCTGGCCCTGGGAGGCCTCACCAAGGGTGTCTCCCCCCTGGAGATGGCCGCGGCCTTTGGCACCTTTGCCAACAACGGGATCCACGTGAAGCCCGTCGCCATCCTGAAGGTGGTGGACCAGAACGGCGCTGTTGTGTACGAGGCCGAACCGGAACAAACCGTGGCCATGAAAGAGACCACCGCCTACATCATGACAGATATCCTTAAAGGGGTAATCACCAGGGGAACCGGTACCCGGGCCAACATAGGCAGGCCGGCCGCTGGGAAGACCGGCACCTCCAGCGACCATGCGGATGCCTGGTTCATTGGCTACACCCCGGACCTCTCCGGGGCGGTATGGATGGGCTTTGAACAGCGAGAACCCATGGACAGGGTGGTGGGAGGCCAGTATCCCGCGGCAATATGGGCGTCCTTCATGAAGGTTCTCCACGAGGAGCTTCCGGTGAGGGACTTTGAGGTGCCCCCGGGGGCATCCTTAACCCGGGCCGCCATATGCACCAAGTCGGGCCTCAGGGTTGGTGACTGGTGCCCGGCGGAGACGGTCTCCAATGAGCCCTTCGTAAAGGGCACAGAACCCCTCTTGACCTGTGACGTCCACGTCCCGGTACAGGTATGCGCTGAGAACCCCACGGAGCTGGCTACGCCGTGGTGCCCCGATGCGGTGAGCATGTCCTTTATCAGGAGGCGCGAGCCCTTCACGCCAGCACCCGACGGCCGAGTGCCCCTGGACGCTGCCCAGGAGGCACCAACGGAGCCCTGCAGCATTCACAGCGTGCAAACTCCCTTTGATCCCCCTCCGGGGTACGAGAACGAAAGGACAAGAAATCCAGGACAGGGATGA